One segment of Triticum aestivum cultivar Chinese Spring chromosome 2A, IWGSC CS RefSeq v2.1, whole genome shotgun sequence DNA contains the following:
- the LOC123190669 gene encoding protein HEAT INTOLERANT 4, whose protein sequence is MARAKGRKRAAAAAGDSQAAAAAAAKGGRPKRSKAPPKPKPETEYVHEPRNLEDLWLSAFPIGTEWENIDKIKEFNWNFQNLEKALEEGGKLYGKTVYVFGSTEPQLLNVDGESKIVLIPVVVAVDCPFPPSDKIGINSVQRENEEIVPMRAMKMAWVPYVPLEDRLSRIDSLKTKIFTLGCTQRRSALKHLKEERVKKFDYCMPYYMPLSPPEDEDDTVVNIMYPLEPPIVCDFDWEMDDMEDFIDEKVKDEVLPEDEKEKFKDFIKERVRERKRELKQAKEARKKAIDDMDPKLKAAFENIRFYKFYPVKTDDTPDVSQVQAKYINRYYRHAHELL, encoded by the exons aTGGCGCGCGCCAAGGGCAGGAAGCGCGCGGCCGCGGCGGCCGGTGAcagccaggcggcggcggcggcggcggcgaaagggGGCCGGCCGAAGCGCTCCaaggcgccccccaagcccaagcCCGAGACGGAGTACGTCCACGAGCCGAGGAATCTG GAGGATCTTTGGCTGTCGGCTTTTCCTATTGGGACAGAG TGGGAAAATATTGATAAGATTAAGGAGTTCAACTGGAACTTTCAAAATTTAGAG AAAGCTCTAGAAGAAGGGGGGAAGCTGTATGGGAAGACGGTCTACGTATTTGGCAGCACTGAGC CTCAACTGTTGAATGTTGATGGTGAATCGAAGATAGTACTTATTCCCGTTGTGGTTGCT GTTGATTGCCCTTTCCCTCCATCAGATAAAATTGGTATAAATTCTGTCCAAAGGGAAAATGAAGAAATAGTACCAATGAGGGCGATGAAAATGGCTTGGGTGCCCTATGTTCCACTAGAGGACCG GCTCAGCAGAATTGACAGTTTGAAAACAAAAATATTCACTCTTGGCTGCACTCAGCGAAG GTCTGCCCTGAAGCATCTGAAAGAAGAACGAGTGAAGAAGTTTGACTACTGCATGCCTT ATTATATGCCACTTAGTCctcctgaagatgaagatgatacCGTTGTCAATATCATGTATCCTTTAGAACCCCCG ATAGTATGCGACTTCGACTGGGAAATGGATGATATGGAG GATTTTATTGATGAGAAAGTCAAAGACGAGGTCTTGCCGGAGGATGAGAAGGAAAAATTCAAG GACTTCATAAAGGAGAGAGTTAGAGAAAGGAAGAGAGAGCTGAAGCAG GCTAAAGAAGCCAGAAAGAAAGCTATTGATGATATGGATCCAAAGTTGAAAGCGGCATTTGAAAATATCCGGTTTTACAAATTTTATCCTGTAAAAACCGATGACACTCCTGATGTGAGCCAAGTACAG GCGAAGTACATCAATAGATATTACCGCCACGCGCATGAACTGCTGTGA